The DNA sequence CCCGCACGATGGGCCGCCTCGCGAGCGCCGGCGAGTAGCATGCCTTCACGGCGCCGTGATCGGGACCGCGCGTCGGTGGCCCCGGAGCACGGGCGTAGTCATCCTGGCCGGCCGGCGGGTCAGGAAGCGCGAGACGACGGTTCCTCGGTGGATGCGGCCGCCGTCGTGAGCCAGGGCACCCGTTCCAGCGCCAACGCGAGGTCGGCGCGGCGGTACGGCTTGGCCAGGATCGCGGCGATCCCACGTTCGCGCGCGGACTCGGGATCGATGGTCGCGCCCCAGCCGGTTGCCAGCACGATCGGCAGCCCTGGCCGCAGCGCGCGCACCCGCTCGGCCAGCTCCCAGCCGTTCATGGACGGCCCCATGCCCACGTCGGTGATGAGCAGGTCCACCGGTTCCTGTTGGAGCATCGCCAGGGCGTCGTCGCCGTTGAGCGCCTGAAGCGCCTCGTAGCCCTCGCGCCGCAGCATCATCGCCAGCATCCGCGCCAGTTGCGGTTCGTCGTCCACGACGAGACAGCGACGAGGACGGGCCGGGGCGGCCTCCTCGGCGGACGCAGCCGCTGCGGCAGGCGCAGCCTCCGTGTCAGACGCGGCCTCCGTGTCAGACGCGGCCTCGGCCCCGCGAGCCTTCTCGCCGGTCTGCGCCCCTGCGCTGACCGACGCAGCCGCCAGGGGCGATGCGGGATCGGGCGGCCTGACGAGGCCCGCCGCCGGTGTCTGGAGCGGCGGCGCAGCCGGGAACGACAGCTCGAATCGGGCGCCGTGCCCTGGCTCCGACACCACCGAGATCTCGCCTCGGTGCGCGGCGACGATGCCGAAGACGGTCGGGAGGCCCAGGCCAGTGCCACGGTCGCCCTTGGTGGTGAAGAACGGCTCGAAGATGCGCTCGCGCACCTCGTCGGACATGCCGACGCCGTCGTCGGCCACGGTCAGCATCGCCCGTCCATCCTTCTCAAAGACGCAGACGCCGATGGCGCCGCCCTGCGGGAGCGCATCGACGGCGTTCAGCACCAGATTGGTCATGACCTCGCGCAGCGGGCCGGCGCTGCCTTCGACCACCACATCGCCCTCGATCTCGACCGTCATCTCGATCGGGCGTCCTTCGGCCTGCGTGGCATCGCGCCAGCGCGGGGCGGTCAGGCGAATCACTTCGTGCACCACGCTGGTGAGATCGACGCGCACGGCCGGCTCGTCTTTCGGCGTCTGCACGAAGGTCAGCATGCGCCGAACCGTCTCGCCGCCATCCGAGGCGGCCCGCACCATCACGTCGAGCAGCTCGCGGACGCGGTCGGCTGGCAAGGGGGCATCGTCGAGCATGCGCTGGAGCAGCTCGCCGTAGCCGGCGATCAGCGCCAGCGATTGGTTGAGGTCGTGGGCCACCCCGCTGGACAACTGACCCAGCGCCCGCAGCTTCTCGCCCCGTGCCGAGCGCTCGGCCTGCTCGCGCTCGCCCGTCACGTCGGTGGAGAGCCCGCGTATCCGCGTGACCTCGCCCTGAGCGTTGGTGCGCGCGGAGGCCGCGACGCGCAGCCAGACGGTCCGGCCGTCCGCCGCGTGCGCACGCACCTCGCAGGGGATCGTCGGCCGGCCCTCGGCCACGGCCCGCATATACGCTTCGAGTCGCGCCAGATTCTCGGACGAGAAGCAGCGCAGCAGCGGTTCCTCAGAGTCGGTCCAGGTGGCCGCGGGATACCCGAGGATCGTTTCGGCCTGGTGGCTCACGTAGGTGAACCGCATGGACGGGTAGTCCGCCTCCCAGACGACGGCGTCCAATCCCTCCACCAGCTCGCGGTACTGGCGTTCGCGCTCCAGTCCCTGCTGGTACAGACGGGTGCTCTCGACGG is a window from the Chloroflexota bacterium genome containing:
- a CDS encoding PAS domain S-box protein, coding for MRPLALAAFWYLVPGITWILVSDYLVTVFVPDPGVASSLSALKGVGFVLVTGLVIHRLLRRQHVQLLAIHTAYNETEGGFRLLFTNNPLPVWAYDRETLRFLEINDVALAKYGYSRDELLAMKVTDVHPAEEVPALLAVISRPREVRELSGFWHHRMKDGRIIEVEVQVHDLELYGRPARVVVALDVTERRRAFEQQQRSAARARSLAETALAINLARGTDEILRIASEAARTIIGAHVAMTELRTANDDPATTNVVTASEAFAAWAAARPPLSDAELRRQVREENRPLRLTAVELRAWPGAVPEDGSPEVGGWLAAPLVSRGGENLGLIQIVDRDGAPDGEPGTDGAFTDEDEAILVQLAQMASAAVESTRLYQQGLERERQYRELVEGLDAVVWEADYPSMRFTYVSHQAETILGYPAATWTDSEEPLLRCFSSENLARLEAYMRAVAEGRPTIPCEVRAHAADGRTVWLRVAASARTNAQGEVTRIRGLSTDVTGEREQAERSARGEKLRALGQLSSGVAHDLNQSLALIAGYGELLQRMLDDAPLPADRVRELLDVMVRAASDGGETVRRMLTFVQTPKDEPAVRVDLTSVVHEVIRLTAPRWRDATQAEGRPIEMTVEIEGDVVVEGSAGPLREVMTNLVLNAVDALPQGGAIGVCVFEKDGRAMLTVADDGVGMSDEVRERIFEPFFTTKGDRGTGLGLPTVFGIVAAHRGEISVVSEPGHGARFELSFPAAPPLQTPAAGLVRPPDPASPLAAASVSAGAQTGEKARGAEAASDTEAASDTEAAPAAAAASAEEAAPARPRRCLVVDDEPQLARMLAMMLRREGYEALQALNGDDALAMLQQEPVDLLITDVGMGPSMNGWELAERVRALRPGLPIVLATGWGATIDPESARERGIAAILAKPYRRADLALALERVPWLTTAAASTEEPSSRAS